A region from the Mya arenaria isolate MELC-2E11 chromosome 2, ASM2691426v1 genome encodes:
- the LOC128214409 gene encoding uncharacterized protein LOC128214409, protein MNEIFLRTNKCEYKPGDDIYGVVYLKIASATGGRGVRLKFLGCEKFVYEYKNAVLTDSDSQKFEECRHHVSYNETLFESDEPLYIRSTLIPFKISLPSEIPGTFEACNETEVVRWHASMKFSLEVSVIDAEYLKIVQAIMVFEALSQRLCKANIPEAVSVSYRRTLAILFTSQINVTARLFEHTNRSAENLQLRIIISNNTNKAVKSLKIKLLRYIHLLGKWREMITPCEDARVMRNGDRVEIAVESGESVIREQLLDMEHFQQGVDNIQIPLRGCDNTPLPPTVNGHHIQCWYEVQLEVTLSNDDKVDLKVPVAVIWPPKNKEWGKWKCPQWVAKEALNIDIYHTTSVLRVPQNLLSSPAFSSIPGFNPT, encoded by the exons atgaatgaaatatttctgcgtacaaataaatgtgaatacaaACCAGGAGATGATATTTATGG TGTTGTTTACCTGAAGATTGCATCAGCAACAGGGGGAAGAGGTGTAAGGCTCAAGTTTCTTGGCTGTGAAAAGT ttGTTTACGAGTACAAGAATGCTGTATTGACGGACTCTGACTCCCAGAAGTTTGAGGAATGTCGTCACCATGTCAGCTACAATGAGACACTCTTTGAATCCGATG AGCCTCTCTATATACGCAGTACTCTCATACCATTCAAGATTTCCCTGCCGTCTGAAATCCCAG GCACATTTGAGGCATGTAATGAAACTGAGGTAGTGAGGTGGCATGCCAGTATGAAATTCTCTCTCGAGGTCTCCGTCATTGATGCTGAGTATCTCAAG ATAGTGCAAGCCATAATGGTGTTTGAAGCTCTGTCTCAGAGATTGTGCAAAGCTAACATTCCTGAGGCTGTTTCAGTCAGCTACAGAAGAACGCTGGCTATTCTTTTTACCTCCCAGATAAATGTTACTGCCAG attgttTGAACATACCAACCGGAGTGCAGAGAACTTGCAGCTTAGAATCATTATTtccaataatacaaataaagcTGTCAAAAGCTTGAAAATAAAG ttaTTACGATACATCCATTTGCTGGGAAAATGGCGGGAAATGATTACCCCTTGTGAAGATGCGCGTGTAATGCGGAATGGAGACCGTGTTGAAATTGCTGTAGAAAGTGGGGAATCAGTTATCCGTGAACAGTTGCTGGACATGGAGCATTTCCAACA AGGTGTAGACAATATACAGATCCCTCTAAGAGGTTGTGATAACACGCCCCTCCCTCCCACCGTTAATGGACACCATATACAG TGTTGGTATGAGGTACAATTGGAAGTGACCTTGTCTAACGACGACAAAGTTGATCTCAAGGTGCCCGTAGCTGTGATATGGCCGCCAAAGAACAAAGAG TGGGGCAAGTGGAAGTGTCCCCAATGGGTGGCAAAGGAGGCGCTCAACATCGACATCTACCATACCACCTCTGTGCTTAGGGTGCCACAAAACCTCCTGT CAAGCCCGGCCTTCTCAAGTATACCAGGCTTCAATCCAACCTGA
- the LOC128214423 gene encoding uncharacterized protein LOC128214423 yields MLASRIQKGNLPRLRPNQCPCHQQKILRRKATPEQIADPNFMLMEIQKDVGIKQDYPAMGYLMLVGALITTSTVVVERVFSLMNRLCTPLRASMSQKTIEELMRVVSIGEECLTDEQLNEAIAYFGRKKDRMVKF; encoded by the exons ATGCTAGCAAGCAGGATTCAGAAAGGAAATCTTCCGAGATTGCGTCCGAACCAGTGTCCGTGTCACCAACAGAAGATTCTACG gaGAAAGGCTACTCCTGAACAGATAGCTGACCCTAACTTCATGCTGATGGAGATTCAGAAGGATGTCGGAATCAAGCAGGACTACCCAGCCATGGGGTATCTAATGTTGGTCGGGGCTTTGATCACGACCTCAACAGTAGTGGTCGAGAGAGTTTTCTCGTTAATGAATAGGCTGTGTACGCCACTTAGGGCTTCCATGTCCCAGAAGACGATTGAAGAGCTTATGAGGGTCGTCAGCATTGGAGAGGAATGTTTGACTGATGAACAATTGAACGAAGCCATTGCCTACTTCGGTAGAAAAAAAGATAGAATGGTTAAATTCTAA